From Halosolutus amylolyticus, a single genomic window includes:
- a CDS encoding NuoI/complex I 23 kDa subunit family protein, which yields MIGLLKSMATTMKHALDGSTFTVEYPETAPDVSPRFRGVHKFSQERCIWCRQCENVCPNDTIQIVMDDQRNGEQYNLHIGQCIYCRLCEEVCPVDAILLTQNFEFTADTKHDFVYNKEQLKAVPWYKDIDPLESREPDRGAWIGEGEGEVDYQ from the coding sequence ATGATCGGACTACTCAAATCGATGGCAACGACGATGAAGCACGCGCTGGACGGCTCGACCTTCACGGTCGAGTACCCGGAGACGGCACCCGACGTCTCGCCGCGATTCCGTGGCGTCCACAAGTTCAGTCAGGAGCGGTGTATCTGGTGTCGCCAGTGTGAGAACGTCTGTCCGAACGATACGATCCAGATCGTTATGGACGACCAGCGAAACGGCGAACAGTACAACCTCCACATCGGCCAGTGTATCTACTGCCGACTCTGCGAGGAGGTGTGCCCGGTCGACGCCATCCTGCTCACCCAGAACTTCGAGTTCACCGCGGACACGAAACACGACTTCGTGTACAACAAGGAGCAGCTGAAGGCCGTTCCGTGGTACAAGGACATCGATCCGCTCGAGTCCCGCGAACCCGATCGGGGCGCGTGGATCGGCGAAGGTGAAGGGGAGGTCGATTACCAGTAA
- a CDS encoding NADH-quinone oxidoreductase subunit J, whose product MTYELIAFALFAAVTLASALGVVLMRDPWHSALLLGVALLSIAVHFVILAAEFVAMMQILVYVGGVLILITFAVMLTQREDTDEVVQT is encoded by the coding sequence ATGACATACGAGCTGATCGCGTTCGCGCTGTTCGCCGCCGTCACGCTCGCCAGCGCGCTCGGCGTCGTGCTCATGCGTGATCCATGGCACTCGGCGCTGTTGCTGGGCGTGGCGCTTTTGAGCATCGCGGTGCACTTCGTGATCCTGGCGGCGGAGTTCGTCGCCATGATGCAGATTCTCGTCTACGTGGGCGGGGTGCTCATCCTCATCACGTTCGCCGTGATGCTCACCCAGCGCGAGGACACGGACGAGGTGGTACAGACATGA
- the nuoK gene encoding NADH-quinone oxidoreductase subunit NuoK gives MSVAVEYYVLLSMALFSIGLFGILTRRNALMFLMSVELMLNAANINLIAFAFYHGNLTGQVFALFTMALAAAEVAVGLGIILVLYRNFRDVDVTVPTTMRW, from the coding sequence ATGAGCGTCGCCGTCGAGTACTACGTCCTGCTGTCGATGGCCCTGTTCTCGATCGGGCTGTTCGGCATCCTGACGCGTCGCAACGCACTGATGTTCCTGATGTCCGTCGAACTCATGCTGAACGCGGCGAACATCAACCTGATCGCGTTCGCGTTCTACCACGGCAACCTCACGGGGCAGGTGTTCGCGCTGTTCACCATGGCCCTGGCCGCCGCAGAGGTCGCCGTCGGACTCGGGATCATCCTGGTGCTGTACCGTAACTTCCGTGACGTCGACGTCACGGTACCAACGACGATGAGGTGGTAA
- the nuoL gene encoding NADH-quinone oxidoreductase subunit L, whose translation MAATGTFGFAPAIALFPLAAFVIALVFGNYLPKKGAIPGIAATGGSLLLSLLMVRAVASGESYHETLYTWAAGDATSEAGAQGIEFTFGVLIDPLSALMLVIVSLIAFLVHVFSLGYMNAEGETGLPRYYAGLGLFTFSMLAFVYADNLLMAFMFFELVGLCSFLLIGFWFRTKSAPSAAKKAFLVTRFGDYFFLVGVVAIAATFGTLGFAGDDSFVTAAETAIDDGTTLFGFDAGTWVTITGLLVLGGVIGKSAQFPLHTWLPDAMEGPTTVSALIHAATMVAAGVYLVARMYGYYALSPTALAIIAFVGGFTALFAATMGVVKDDIKQVLAYSTISQYGYMMLGLGVGGYVAGVFHLMNHAFFKALLFLGAGSVIVLMHHEQDMWEMGGLKDKAPVTYYTFLAGALALAGIVPFSGFWSKDEVLYDALIVGLEEPVILAAYAMGLLAVFFTGFYTFRMVFLTFHGEPRTETAEDPHAVGWSIKAPLVVLGVLATVAGLVNLAPIAKLASLDITYLEFWLDGEYGVVEGLTYHAYHETVPFEEGAIGSETLTLVLGAGLSLGLALAGAFTAHTLYNVPEPTRHTTKLGAAYDVLRSNYYQDEYQVWLAEGLTLPLARAADRFDQTAIDGAVDGVSTVSLFGGDRVKRLQTGIVTNYAALLVTGFILLLLVLGYLGGWFL comes from the coding sequence ATGGCAGCCACAGGCACATTCGGCTTCGCTCCGGCGATCGCACTGTTCCCGCTCGCGGCCTTCGTCATCGCGCTCGTCTTCGGCAACTATTTGCCGAAGAAGGGGGCGATCCCGGGCATCGCAGCGACGGGCGGTTCGTTGCTGCTCTCGCTGTTGATGGTCCGGGCCGTCGCGAGCGGCGAGTCCTATCACGAGACGCTGTACACGTGGGCGGCCGGCGACGCGACGAGCGAGGCCGGCGCGCAGGGGATCGAGTTCACGTTCGGGGTCCTGATCGATCCGCTCTCGGCGCTGATGCTGGTGATCGTCTCGTTGATCGCCTTCCTCGTCCACGTCTTCAGCCTCGGGTACATGAACGCCGAGGGCGAGACCGGTCTCCCGCGGTACTACGCCGGACTCGGCCTCTTCACGTTCAGCATGCTCGCGTTCGTTTACGCGGACAACCTGCTGATGGCGTTCATGTTCTTCGAACTCGTGGGACTCTGTTCGTTCCTGCTGATCGGGTTCTGGTTCCGCACGAAATCCGCGCCCTCGGCAGCGAAGAAGGCGTTCCTGGTCACGCGCTTCGGAGACTACTTCTTCCTCGTCGGCGTCGTCGCGATCGCGGCCACGTTCGGCACGCTCGGCTTCGCCGGTGACGACTCCTTCGTCACTGCGGCGGAGACGGCGATCGACGACGGGACGACGCTGTTCGGCTTCGACGCCGGGACCTGGGTAACGATCACCGGCCTGCTCGTCCTGGGTGGGGTCATCGGGAAGTCCGCACAGTTCCCGCTTCACACGTGGCTCCCGGACGCCATGGAGGGCCCGACGACCGTCTCGGCGCTGATCCACGCGGCGACGATGGTCGCCGCGGGCGTCTACCTCGTCGCCCGGATGTACGGCTACTACGCACTCAGCCCGACCGCGCTCGCGATCATCGCGTTCGTCGGCGGCTTCACGGCGCTGTTCGCGGCGACGATGGGCGTCGTCAAGGACGACATCAAGCAGGTGCTGGCGTACTCGACGATCAGCCAGTACGGCTACATGATGCTCGGGCTGGGCGTCGGCGGCTACGTCGCCGGGGTCTTCCACCTGATGAACCACGCGTTCTTCAAGGCCCTGCTCTTCCTCGGTGCCGGTTCCGTCATCGTCCTCATGCACCACGAACAGGACATGTGGGAGATGGGCGGCCTGAAGGACAAGGCCCCCGTCACCTACTACACGTTCCTCGCCGGCGCGCTCGCGCTCGCGGGGATCGTCCCGTTCTCGGGCTTCTGGTCGAAAGACGAGGTCCTCTACGACGCGCTGATCGTCGGCCTCGAGGAACCGGTCATCCTCGCGGCCTACGCGATGGGCCTGCTCGCCGTCTTCTTCACCGGCTTCTACACCTTCCGGATGGTATTCCTGACCTTCCACGGTGAACCGCGAACCGAGACGGCCGAGGACCCCCACGCGGTGGGCTGGTCGATCAAGGCCCCGCTGGTCGTCCTCGGCGTCCTCGCGACGGTCGCCGGCCTCGTGAACCTCGCCCCGATCGCCAAACTCGCGAGCCTGGACATCACGTACCTCGAGTTCTGGCTCGACGGCGAGTACGGCGTCGTCGAGGGGCTGACCTACCACGCCTACCACGAGACGGTCCCCTTCGAGGAAGGGGCGATCGGTTCCGAGACGCTGACGCTGGTGCTCGGTGCCGGTCTCTCGCTCGGACTGGCGCTGGCTGGCGCGTTCACGGCACACACCTTGTACAACGTTCCCGAACCGACGCGCCACACGACGAAACTCGGCGCCGCGTACGACGTCCTGCGGAGCAACTACTACCAGGACGAGTACCAGGTCTGGCTCGCGGAGGGCCTGACGCTCCCGCTCGCTCGCGCGGCCGATCGTTTCGACCAGACCGCGATCGACGGCGCCGTCGATGGCGTCTCGACCGTCAGCCTGTTCGGCGGTGATCGGGTGAAGCGACTGCAAACGGGGATCGTGACGAACTACGCGGCACTGCTGGTGACCGGATTCATCCTGTTACTGCTGGTGCTCGGCTATCTCGGCGGGTGGTTCCTATGA